In Lewinellaceae bacterium, a single window of DNA contains:
- a CDS encoding DoxX family membrane protein produces MNAVLNLGKYLFAVPFAIFGIFHLISADDMNAMIHPPGGKVMIYITGIALIAGAVSLLIGKMDKLAAVLLAVFLLLTAFLIHLSSAMAGDASGFLKDIMLSGAALMYAGHLAKDNAVIG; encoded by the coding sequence TGAATGCTGTACTAAACCTTGGCAAGTACCTGTTTGCGGTACCGTTCGCCATTTTTGGCATTTTCCACTTGATCAGCGCGGATGACATGAATGCCATGATACACCCCCCAGGTGGAAAAGTTATGATTTACATTACCGGCATAGCCCTCATTGCCGGCGCCGTCAGCCTCCTTATCGGCAAAATGGATAAGCTGGCTGCGGTGTTGCTGGCTGTTTTTCTGCTGCTTACCGCCTTCCTCATTCACCTGAGTTCCGCTATGGCCGGCGATGCGAGCGGTTTTCTAAAAGACATCATGCTGTCCGGTGCAGCGCTGATGTACGCCGGGCATCTGGCCAAAGACAACGCCGTGATCGGCTGA
- the truA gene encoding tRNA pseudouridine(38-40) synthase TruA, with amino-acid sequence MRYFAELSYNGAQYFGWQKQPDKISVQEQLEESFSTILGAPIEVVGCGRTDTGVHAKQYFMHFDFDGQFPRAFTRRINKFLPPDIAIYRIFEVAPGAHARFDAAHRAYEYHIDFVKNPFGRETSYFYPFAHLPDPAKMQEAAQLLLAYQEFFPFCKTNTDVKTMRCDLRRAEWEGTPEAGKMVLHIASDRFLRGMVRLIAGMCLNVGTGKTALEEVRRAMDKQERLEKSWSIPPQGLFLTDVRYA; translated from the coding sequence ATGCGGTACTTCGCCGAACTCTCGTACAACGGCGCTCAATACTTCGGCTGGCAAAAACAGCCGGATAAGATCAGCGTTCAGGAACAGCTGGAAGAATCCTTTTCCACCATTCTGGGCGCGCCCATCGAGGTGGTGGGCTGCGGCCGGACCGACACCGGCGTGCACGCCAAACAGTACTTTATGCACTTCGACTTCGACGGGCAATTTCCCCGGGCCTTCACCCGCCGCATCAATAAATTCCTGCCCCCCGACATTGCCATATACCGCATCTTCGAAGTAGCCCCCGGCGCCCACGCCCGGTTCGACGCCGCTCACCGGGCTTATGAATACCATATCGATTTCGTCAAAAACCCCTTCGGCCGGGAAACCAGCTATTTCTATCCTTTTGCCCACCTTCCGGACCCGGCGAAAATGCAGGAAGCCGCCCAGTTGTTGTTGGCATACCAGGAGTTCTTCCCCTTCTGCAAGACCAATACCGATGTCAAAACGATGCGCTGCGACCTGCGCCGCGCCGAATGGGAGGGCACTCCCGAGGCGGGCAAAATGGTGCTCCACATCGCCTCCGACCGCTTCCTGAGGGGCATGGTGCGCCTCATTGCCGGCATGTGCCTCAACGTGGGCACAGGGAAAACGGCGCTGGAAGAGGTCCGCCGGGCAATGGACAAACAGGAACGGCTGGAAAAGAGCTGGAGCATTCCTCCCCAGGGGCTATTTCTGACGGATGTCAGATATGCCTGA
- a CDS encoding response regulator transcription factor has protein sequence MKAHILYVEDDESLSFVTRDNLELQGYEITHCADGKEALQRIHEQDFDLCILDVMLPEIDGFTVAKEIRRYDTEIPILFLTAKSLKEDRLRGLRLGADDYITKPFSIEELILKVEVFLRRSKISSPNPPGRFRLGLFELDHENLSLHQGEETLQLTQKEADLLRLFAENPNQVLKRSDILKQIWGDDDYFLGRSLDVFISRLRKYLRADESLKVENIHGVGFRLRVEGE, from the coding sequence TCGAACTGCAGGGGTATGAAATAACCCATTGCGCAGATGGCAAAGAGGCGCTGCAGAGAATCCATGAGCAGGATTTTGACCTCTGCATTCTCGACGTCATGCTGCCCGAAATAGACGGGTTTACGGTAGCTAAAGAGATTCGCCGTTACGACACGGAGATTCCCATACTTTTTCTGACGGCAAAATCCCTGAAAGAAGACCGCCTGCGCGGGCTCCGCCTCGGAGCGGACGACTACATCACCAAGCCGTTCAGCATCGAAGAACTCATCCTCAAAGTCGAAGTTTTCCTGCGCCGCAGCAAGATCAGCTCCCCCAACCCGCCCGGAAGGTTCCGGCTGGGCCTTTTCGAACTCGACCACGAGAACCTTTCCCTCCACCAGGGCGAAGAAACCCTTCAGCTTACCCAAAAGGAGGCCGACCTGCTCAGGCTGTTTGCGGAAAACCCCAACCAGGTCCTCAAGCGCTCCGACATTCTGAAGCAAATCTGGGGAGACGACGATTACTTCCTGGGCCGCAGCCTCGATGTGTTCATCTCCCGCCTGCGCAAGTACCTGCGGGCGGACGAGTCGCTCAAGGTCGAAAACATTCATGGAGTGGGGTTTCGGCTGAGGGTGGAGGGGGAGTGA